The Vicia villosa cultivar HV-30 ecotype Madison, WI linkage group LG1, Vvil1.0, whole genome shotgun sequence genome includes a region encoding these proteins:
- the LOC131630088 gene encoding uncharacterized protein LOC131630088: protein MASTETPSSQPPSQEASSAQSLVQNNVRGKTDIAWAHCTRSPDGKSLVCMYCHKSFGGGGIHRVKQHLAGIVGNVEICKKVSAEIRFQMKQHFNERSKKRKASDVAESESFTTEGGELQIGASKKNDARIGTYFLPRTTPGAQPTLKSVMQSKEVVEKCDLAIAKWFIDASIPFNAANSPYFQPAVDALCCMGAGYKVPTMHALRGNLLNKWVDDVKIQIEQYRSTWKDTGCTLMADGWTDRCRRTLINFLVYCPKGTIFIKSVDASGASKTAETLFKLFKEVVLYVGQENVVQVVTDNAANYVAAGKLLEREFPKLFWSPCAAHCINLMLQDMGKLEEVSETVSQASKITKYIYNHCFALYLMRQHTGGREILRPAPTRFATNFIALQSILSHKDALRAMVTSKEWTTTTYSKDVKAKQFVEQVLDSSFWSKCADIVKITEPLVRVLRIVDSEDKPAMGYLYRAMYKAREEIEKRFRRNKLKVEPYLKILDNRWDAQLRKNLHAAGYWLNPSCRFGPEYEKNKSTTQGLLDVIEKYAYDSKDLRSKLTAEMTSFKNCEGSFGRTTAVENRDDVLPDQWWDTYGTEAPNLQKLAIRILSQTCSASGCERNWSVFEHIHSKKRNRLEHQKLNDLVYVRYNLRLQNRTKKKQNYDPINFETLGDHSNWVLEDSPPFLTVEEVEALRKDLASMTIQPISNDIDELNLDDVDVEGDAPLNSGENNQSNDIVDGEDVTNAIDFVEDGFDVEGDPNIEIILPPWN from the exons ATGGCATCTACTGAAACACCATCATCACAACCACCATCACAAGAAGCATCTTCAGCTCAAAGTTTAGTTCAAAATAATGTTAGAGGAAAGACTGATATAGCTTGGGCACATTGTACTAGAAGTCCTGATGGAAAATCTCTTGTTTGTATGTACTGTCACAAATCTTTTGGTGGAGGTGGAATTCATAGGGTAAAGCAACACTTGGCTGGAATAGTAGGAAATGTTGAAATTTGTAAGAAAGTGTCTGCTGAAATTCGTTTTCAGATGAAACAACATTTCAACGAGCGGAGCAAGAAAAGAAAAGCTTCGGATGTGGCTGAAAGTGAGTCATTTACTACGGAGGGAGGTGAATTGCAAATTGGTGCATCTAAAAAGAATGACGCTCGCATTGGTACTTATTTTTTACCAAGAACAACTCCGGGAGCTCAGCCTACTTTAAAAAGTGTGATGCAAAGTAAAGAAGTGGTAGAAAAGTGTGATCTTGCTATTGCCAAGTGGTTTATTGATGCATCTATTCCTTTCAATGCTGCAAATTCACCATATTTTCAACCTGCAGTTGATGCTCTTTGTTGTATGGGTGCTGGATATAAAGTTCCTACCATGCATGCTCTTCGTGGTAATTTGTTAAATAAGTGGGTTGATGACGTGAAGATACAGATAGAGCAATATCGTTCTACTTGGAAGGATACAGGTTGTACTCTTATGGCAGATGGATGGACAGATCGTTGTAGAAGAACTCTTATAAACTTTTTAGTTTATTGCCCCAAAGGAACTATTTTCATAAAGTCTGTTGATGCCTCTGGTGCTTCTAAAACTGCAGAAACATTGTTTAAGCTTTTCAAGGAAGTAGTGTTATATGTTGGCCAGGAAAATGTTGTTCAAGTCGTTACAGATAATGCTGCGAATTATGTTGCTGCTGGAAAGTTGTTGGAAAGGGAGTTTCCTAAGTTGTTTTGGTCTCCTTGTGCGGCACATTGTATTAATTTGATGTTGCAAGACATGGGGAAATTAGAGGAAGTAAGTGAGACAGTGTCACAAGCTTCAAAAATTACCAAATACATATATAATCATTGTTTTGCATTGTATTTGATGAGACAACATACAGGTGGAAGAGAAATACTCCGTCCTGCTCCAACCCGCTTTGCTActaatttcattgcattgcaaAGTATTTTGTCTCATAAAGATGCACTAAGAGCCATGGTAACATCCAAAGAGTGGACAACCACAACTTATTCCAAAGATGTCAAGGCAAAGCAATTTGTGGAACAAGTCTTAGACTCAAGCTTTTGGTCTAAATGTGCTGACATAGTGAAAATTACAGAACCTCTTGTACGTGTGTTGCGTATTGTTGATAGTGAAGATAAGCCGGCTATGGGATATCTCTATCGAGCTATGTATAAAGCAAGAGAGGAGATTGAGAAGAGGTTTAGAAGAAATAAGTTGAAAGTAGAGCCTTATTTGAAGATCTTGGATAACCGTTGGGATGCACAACTTCGGAAAAATCTCCATGCTGCTGGTTATTGGTTAAATCCATCTTGTAGATTTGGTCCGGAATATGAAAAAAACAAGTCCACCACCCAAGGCCTTTTGGATGTCATTGAAAAGTATGCTTATGATAGTAAGGACTTGCGATCTAAATTAACTGCTGAGATGACTTCATTCAAAAATTGTGAAGGTAGTTTTGGAAGGACAACAGCAGTAGAAAACCGAGATGATGTTTTGCCAG ATCAATGGTGGGACACTTATGGAACCGAAGCGCCGAATTTGCAAAAGCTGGCTATTCGGATTTTGAGTCAAACTTGTAGTGCATCTGGTTGTGAACGAAATTGGAGTGTGTTTGAACACATTCATTCAAAAAAGAGAAATAGGTTGGAGCATCAAAAGCTTAATGATCTCGTTTATGTTCGTTACAATTTAAGGCTACAAAATAG aaccaagaagaaacAAAATTATGATCCTATTAATTTTGAAACACTCGGTGATCATTCTAATTGGGTGTTGGAGGATTCACCACCATTCTTGACCGTTGAGGAGGTGGAAGCACTACGCAAAGATCTTGCTAGTATGACAATCCAACCTATTTCAAATGATATTG ATGAATTAAATTTGGATGATGTTGATGTTGAGGGAGATGCACCACTTAACTCCGGAGAAAACAACCAAAGTAATGATATCGTTGATGGGGAAGATGTTACAAATGCGATTGATTTTGTCGAAGATGGTTTTGATGttgaaggagatcccaacattgagATAATTTTACCTCCTTGGAACTAA
- the LOC131630098 gene encoding conserved oligomeric Golgi complex subunit 3 has product MGTRGPPQSHPNSAAISRGYNFASTWEQNAPLTEHQQNAIASLSHAVSERPLPLKLAREKTLVQDNALSVTTEDSYFDDSGAIKTVMVNTNQFYKWFLDLESAMKSETEEKYQHYVSTLTERIQTCDDILQQVDDTLDLFNELQMQHQAVATKTKTLHDACDRLVQEKQRLIDFAEALRSKLNYFDELENVATNFYSPNMNVGNENFLPLLKRLDECISYVESNPQYAESSVYLLKFRQLQSRALGMMRSHVLAVLKGASSQVQEAIRGSGGDKASISEGVEASVIYVRFKAAASELKPLLEEIESRSSRKEYGQILVECHKLYCEQRLSLIRSIVQRRISEFSKKESLPSLTRSGCAYLIQVCQLEHQLFDHFFPASSKDVSSLSPLMDPLSTYLYDTLRPKLVHETNIDFLCELVDILKMEVLGEQHNRRSESLAGLRPTFQRILADVHERLTFRARTHIRDEIANYMPTNADLDYPEKLKKLAESTSEINPADDNPDTSKTWYPPLEKTLSCLSKLYRCLESEVFTGLAQEAVEVCSTSIQKASKLIAKRSSQMDGQLFLIKHLLNLREQIAPFNIEFSVTQKELDFSHLLDHLRRLLRGQASLFDWSRSTSLARTLSPRVLENQIDTKKELEKSLKVTCEEFIMSVTKLVVDPLLSFVTKVTAVKVALSTGGQSQKQESAMAKPLKDQAFATPDKVAELGQKVRTAIQEQLPVVIAKMKLYLQNSSTRTILFKPIKTNIIEAHIQVQSLLQSEYTSEEVQIINLKSVQDLQTELDNFL; this is encoded by the exons ATGGGAACCAGAGGTCCACCACAATCCCACCCTAACTCCGCCGCCATATCCAGAGGCTACAACTTCGCTTCCACTTGGGAACAG AATGCTCCTTTGACCGAGCATCAACAAAATGCGATTGCATCTCTTTCTCATGCCGTTTCTGAACGTCCATTGCCTCTCAAATTG GCTCGTGAGAAAACATTGGTTCAAGATAATGCGTTATCCGTTACGACTGAGGATAGTTATTTTGATGATTCTGGTGCTATTAAGACTGTTATGGTTAATACCAATCAG TTCTACAAATGGTTTTTAGATCTTGAATCTGCTATGAAATCAGAG ACGGAAGAGAAATATCAACATTATGTGAGCACTCTAACGGAGAGGATACAGACATGTGATGATATTCTCCAACAG GTTGATGACACACTGGACTTATTCAACGAATTACAGATGCAGCATCAGGCAGTAGCTACGAAGACTAAGACGCTTCATGATGCATGTGATAGACTG GTACAAGAGAAGCAAAGACTGATTGATTTTGCAGAAGCACTTCGTAGTAAACTCAATTACTTTGATGAACTGGAGAAT GTTGCTACCAATTTTTATTCTCCAAATATGAACGTTGGAAACGAAAACTTCCTCCCACTTCTCAAAAGGCTTGACGAATGCATCTC gtaTGTTGAAAGCAATCCACAATATGCAGAATCCAGTGTTTACTTGCTTAAATTTCGTCAACTCCAG TCGCGAGCTCTGGGCATGATGCGTTCTCATGTGCTTGCTGTTCTTAAAGGCGCCTCTTCTCAG GTCCAAGAAGCAATTCGTGGAAGTGGGGGTGACAAAGCATCTATCTCTGAAGGAGTAGAGGCTTCTGTAATATATGTTAGGTTTAAGGCAGCAGCAAGTGAG CTTAAACCACTGCTTGAAGAAATTGAAAGCAGGTCTTCAAGGAAAGAATATGGTCAAATCCTTGTAGAATGCCACAAATTATACTGTGAGCAACGCCTCTCTTTG ATAAGAAGCATAGTTCAACGACGGATATCTGAATTTTCCAAGAAGGAGTCCTTGCCATCCTTGACCAGATCAGGATGTGCATACCTCATACAG GTCTGTCAACTTGAACATCAGCTGTTTGATCATTTTTTCCCAGCTTCTTCGAAGGATGTTTCGAGTTTATCTCCATTAATGGACCCTCT GTCAACATATTTATATGATACTCTGCGCCCCAAATTAGTTCACGAAACAAATATTGATTTTCTTTGTGAACTCGTTGATATTCTTAAAATGGAAGTCCTGGGGGAACAACATAATAGAAGGAGCGAATCATTGGCTGGTCTTCGTCCTACGTTTCAAAGAATTTTAGCAGATGTTCACGAGCGTTTAACTTTTCGTGCTCGGACTCATATACGGGATGAG ATAGCAAACTACATGCCGACTAACGCAGACTTGGACTACCCTGAAAAGCTGAAAAAATTAGCTGAAAGTACATCTGAAATCAATCCT GCTGATGACAACCCAGATACATCTAAGACATGGTATCCGCCCCTAGAAAAAACTCTATCATGTCTTTCAAAGCTGTATCGTTGTTTAGAGTCAGAAGTTTTCACAGGTTTAGCACAG GAAGCAGTGGAAGTTTGCTCAACATCTATTCAG AAAGCAAGCAAATTAATTGCAAAGAGATCATCTCAAATGGATGGACAGCTCTTCCTTATAAAGCATCTTCTAAATTTAAGGGAGCAG ATTGCTCCCTTCAATATTGAATTTTCAGTCACACAAAAGGAGCTTGATTTCTCCCATTTACTG GATCATCTACGGAGACTTTTAAGAGGTCAAGCCTCACTATTTGACTGGTCGAGGTCAACTTCGTTAGCAAGGACATTGTCTCCAAGAGTTCTGGAAAATCAAATTGACACCAAGAAG GAACTGGAAAAAAGCCTTAAAGTCACTTGCGAGGAATTCATCATGTCAGTTACTAAGCTAGTTGTGGATCCTTTGCTCTCATTTGTTACAAAG GTTACTGCAGTGAAAGTTGCATTATCTACCGGTGGCCAGAGTCAAAAGCAAGAGTCAGCTATGGCCAAACCTCTGAAGGATCAGGCTTTTGCTACACCAGATAAGGTGGCCGAACTTGGTCAGAAG GTTCGGACTGCTATTCAGGAGCAACTTCCAGTAGTGATAGcaaaaatgaagctctatttgcAGAATTCATCCACAagaacaatacttttcaaaccaaTAAA GACTAATATCATTGAAGCCCATATCCAAGTACAATCTCTTCTACAATCTGAATACACAAGTGAAGAGGTCCAGATTATAAATCTGAAATCTGTACAAGATCTGCAAACCGAGCTTGATAATTTTCTCTGA